CACTAATAACAGGGGTCACAGATTCCACGCCCCGGCCGTGTTAACAACACTGGATCAGTCTTGTTCGTTAGTTAAAGTGAATTCACACAGATGGTGATGGATGGGCCTGGTGCTAATGGGTGAGGGAGCTATGCCAGCGTTAGTCTTCCTGTGGTTTACCTGAGCTCTGAGTGATGGCTGAATTAGACCGCTGCGTCTGCGCCTACCTGCCTGTGTCGTAAAGGAAATCTGCAGCGACAGGCTTGCTAGCATTCAGCACTACCTGTTAGATAAGAGGATTTCATAGACGTTTCCTATACCAAACATTTCATTAATAAAAATACACCTGAATTCTCTTTATGtacaacagaaaagaaacatttaacCTGCATATTCAAGATTCAATTTaatattatgtatatattttctgtattaGAAATATCACTATTTTCTGAAATGAGGATCTTTGAACTAATGTAATAATGATCATTTCACCCATAAATCATTGAAGTACAATATTTACATATAATACACAGCCCATTTAATCtgaaacaatattaaaataaatgttcaatAGATACAAAGgttttttaattctatttataTTTCAACAACCTTGTCAGGGAGTCCTTACACACTCCAAAATTGTAAAGCCATTCTCCTCTAACAAACTATTAAGTGCAaacaactttcttttttttatttaaaaaaaaaaaaaaaaaaaaaaaaaaaaaactatgattgcAGCATCCAGCGTTGAGACAGAGGGTAATGACAAGCTGTTTCCCAAGTGCTTCCAAAGCTGTCTTTGAAAAAATCCTCGTGTTCCACCGTCATCATGAATACAAAATGAatgggaaaacaagaaaacaagacagagcgaatgaaagaaaaacaaaaatctgtgcAAAAATACTCAATCTGTGATACCTCCAATTAGGTTTAAAAGCTTTACTTTGTGAAGGGAGCTAAACGCTCCACTCTTCCTTTGCTGTGAATGAGGGGGGAGACTGTGGATGCACAAGGGACTGCCCAGGAGGGAAAATGGAACAAGTTGCCACAGTGGGGAGATGCACCAACTCCCAAACGATCCCTCATCCTATTCCCTTTATTCTCTGCAAATACAGCTGGAGAAGATATTGCAGGTGTAGCAAATATGTCTAAATTGTCCCCACACACATCAAAAGGTTAGGTAGAGCTGTGACCATACTGCTTACACCTTGTCTGGTCTTCTGAGATCTACAGGCACAAAGGAAAGGGTACTAGTGTTTATTTTCAGACTAGATGAAGCCTTGATATGGCCACAGATGGGACACAGTAAAGAGCCAGCCAACTTCTCCTCTAAACCTCCTGGACAATTTCAAGCTTGCCCTCTTACTTCCACAGCACCCCGTTTCCCCCCCTACACAATGGGGTTTAGTTTCTACCCTGGCTTGGCCATCATCAGTTTTCTCAGGATGAGTGGTAACAAAAAAGAGTGTCCGATTGGCTGTAGTGATAGGAATGAAGATGACACGGTAGTGATGATGGTGTGAGGTGCAGCGCTGCAGGGCCTTGGCCTTGGTCATCCCTGTCTCTGTGGCATGGAGCTGTTGTTAGCAGCACCAGCACCGAGGCTATACTACTGTTCCACTGGGAGAGTTGGCCGGGTTGTTTGAGATGATAGTAATCCCTgcggaaagacagacaggcagagacacatTGATAACAAGACAGTAATTTGAATAACATAAAAGCGGCAATATAGATGGGTTGTGAAGTTTATCGTCAGAAGAGATGTTGCATTAACCAACCAAATGCTGAGGGTGCTGTATGAATCACAACAACCTCTAGTTGCACACAGACAATAAGAGTTTCTGAATGTAGGGAACACAGGCCTGTATTTGAGACCATTTGCTAGTTTTGTGGTGTCAAACGACAGAATCTGTGAGAGGTCTGTCACTCACCACTTTCCCTGGCCTAGCCCATGTGCAAATGAAACCCTCCTGACAGGCTGTGACCAGACAGTCCTCCAGGAAGATTAACACAGTGAGTCTCTCGTGAGCGATCTTCTTGCACACTAGTGGCTCAAGCAGGGGCACGTCCTCCATGCGTGGGCACAGCGTAGTGCCCAGAGTCTTAGCTGCGTCGGCTTTTGCTGTCCGTGAAGAGCTCAGCTGGTTAAGCTTGTCGCTGCTCTTGCTGCTGATGTGACCCATACTGTGGTTGCGCTTGTGGTCCTTTTCGTGTCGCTCTTTGCGTGAGTCATGTAGTGACAACGTGGCAAACTTGCTGACGCCAGTGGCGATGAAAGCACTGTCTATGATGCTGCTGCCCTTggcactgctgttgctgctgctgccagtgtGACTGTTTggggtgctgccccctgctgggtTGGAGGAGTGTGGCAAGCTGTTAGACCGAGGCAGGGTGCTGGGGAGGGAGTTAGCTGGGttgccactactgctactactgcttaCACTACTGTTGCCATTGGTGCCACTGGGATTGGAGGTGGTGGTGATAGCAGTAGTAGCTTGCCCAGTGACAGGAGGGCTTGTGGCACTCATAACATTAGTGTGAGTCCTGGTGcgggagagaggaaggtgtgGGAAAAGAATGTCCTCTGTAAGGTCCCACAGACACAGCTGGGTATCCTGGCCCACTGAACCAAAGCGGTAGGTCACACTAACAGGCCTACCATCTGTAGAGTTCCTCTTAGAAAGCCGAGAGTGAGCGCTGTTGGCTCTGTCTCTGCCCCCTCCAAAGTGAATCTGCTCATGGAAGTCCTCATCACTACCACTGAACTCAGCAGGGGGGTCACCATCCTCCACACTGGTAGTGCAGTGGTCAAATGCCACCACACTCACCCACGACTTGTGGCCGTGCCCCCGTGCGATCACCCTGCAGTCTGAAAATGACCACACTGTCACCAGGTCGTCCTCCCCTCCTGCCACAATATATCGTCCATCGGGGCTCCAGCACACGCACAATAAGCCACCAAAGTAGCTCTTCATGGTTCCATGGAGCTCAGCGGCATCAAAGCCAAACACCCGCAGGAAGCCATCCTGGCTGGCACAAGCCAGAAACTTGCCGTCCGGGGAAAAAGCAAACTCGTTGAGTGCTCCCTCACCCACCGTCCAGCGGAGTAAGGGGTTGCGGGCTGACTTGCTTTTGCAAGTGTGCACAGCATAGTTATCACCTTGCTTCAGGAGCTGGTAGTGGGGGGGTGTTGTGCCGCAGGTATGTTCCACGTTGTACAGGTACATGCTGCCGCTGGAGTGAGCCACCAGAAACAGGCTCTCTGAGCCAGGAACCCATCGCACACATGTTACCCGTGACTTGTCTATCAGTCTCTGGAGGGGatacagaatgagagagagactggtCAGAGTAAATCCACTATATTACTGATGGTGGATTAAATGGCTTAATACTGGCAAATGTTCACATGCACAGCTGTTGATGTTAATGTTGATGTATGATTAAATATCTAGTCCATTTTATGAACTTCCAAGTTATCTGTGCTATCTTTTGCTATTTGTCAAGAGAACCCACCTCCTCGTTGAAGAGCTTGCTGGTTTCTTTCTTAATTGGGTCGATGAGCTGCACCTGGCCAGCTGAGAAGCCCACAAGCAAGGAGACGCTCTCCGCTGTGGCTGTGAGGGGGTTGAAATCATGACACGTGGGCTGCGTTCCTTTGTATATCCTCTTGTCTATGGGCTTACTAAGGTCAGCGGCctataacaataacaaatacaaagagaaaagtAAAATAACTTTAGTCAACAGGAAAAGACAATCACCTCTGAAAGTTAAACTCAACCAAGTCTCTGAGGATTTGCCAGAGGACAAGTTTTACGAGTGCATGGTTGGCTGCTATCAACTAATAGTTGGTGTCTCAAAAGAGGCAAAAGACACTGTTCTTGGTGTATGACACTGATGAGTTCTGAAAATGGGAAGTCATTTACTCAAAGCGAGAGGAAGAGCAACCCCACAAGGAAATGTAGGTTAACCTGCAGTGCTTATGTCTACCAACAGGTGGTTAAGGGCACATGGAATATACAATGAgaaaacttgattaaaacaaaatttctGTTGAGTTGTTACAAGATTAAAACGTGGTTGTGTTGAGCCTATCAAAAAGCATTTGGTAAGGTGTCAACCGGTTTGCTGCAGCATGTCACACAAGTGAGAGCACTGAACTTACAGAATGAGCATCATAATGACCacaattcattttctttcttttcaattCCTGTTTATGGCCCTATTTATCACCGGCACATATGTGGTGCTACTGCTATAAGTGGTGCTGTAAGAACATAAAtccaggcaaaaaaacaaacaaatacaa
The genomic region above belongs to Myripristis murdjan chromosome 24, fMyrMur1.1, whole genome shotgun sequence and contains:
- the wdr20b gene encoding WD repeat-containing protein 20 translates to MAAEGGGKEMNEIKTQFTTREGVYKLLTHSEYSRPNRVPFNSQGSNPVKVSFVNVNDQSGNGDRICFNVGRELYFYIYKGVRKAADLSKPIDKRIYKGTQPTCHDFNPLTATAESVSLLVGFSAGQVQLIDPIKKETSKLFNEERLIDKSRVTCVRWVPGSESLFLVAHSSGSMYLYNVEHTCGTTPPHYQLLKQGDNYAVHTCKSKSARNPLLRWTVGEGALNEFAFSPDGKFLACASQDGFLRVFGFDAAELHGTMKSYFGGLLCVCWSPDGRYIVAGGEDDLVTVWSFSDCRVIARGHGHKSWVSVVAFDHCTTSVEDGDPPAEFSGSDEDFHEQIHFGGGRDRANSAHSRLSKRNSTDGRPVSVTYRFGSVGQDTQLCLWDLTEDILFPHLPLSRTRTHTNVMSATSPPVTGQATTAITTTSNPSGTNGNSSVSSSSSSGNPANSLPSTLPRSNSLPHSSNPAGGSTPNSHTGSSSNSSAKGSSIIDSAFIATGVSKFATLSLHDSRKERHEKDHKRNHSMGHISSKSSDKLNQLSSSRTAKADAAKTLGTTLCPRMEDVPLLEPLVCKKIAHERLTVLIFLEDCLVTACQEGFICTWARPGKVGLLSSQTTRPTLPVEQ